The genomic interval CCGACAAGAGCCCGTGCAATGGCTGTTCGCCGACTCATGCCTCCGGAGAGTTCGTTCGGCATCATCGCATAGGCATGTTCCAGGCCCACCATCCGTAGCGTCGCGCGCACCTGATCCTCCACATCCTCCAGTGAGTAACCTTCCTCCAGGAGGCGGTAAGCGACATTTTCCGCCACCGTCAGAGAAGTAAAGAGAGCATCCTCCTGAAAGACAACACCAATGCGACGGCGGAGCTTAAGAATGTCAGATTCGCGCATCTGCGTTATTTCATGTCCGTTGAGGAAAATCTGTCCCTCGTCCGGGCGAAGCAGTCCGATAGCCAGACGAAGAATGGTAGACTTGCCCGATCCCGTTAGACCGAGAATGAGAAGCATTTCTCCTCGCGTCACGCTGAAGGTAATGTCCTGAAGAACCGGCCTGTCCTCAAAGGTGATCGAGACGTGGCGGAATTCCACGGCCACCGGATGAGGGGGTGTATCGGCGGGCGAGATCTTATCTCGTTCGGAGGAGTTGTCCTTTGAGCCTCTGGTGAAGAGTTTCATGCGATGTCTCACAGTCTCCTTCGCTTCTTCTCTGTTTGGAACGGACGGCGACTTTTTGTCATGGCGATCATCACGTCCTTGATATGGCATGCTCCTCAGCGCCCGCCGGGTCCCTAATCGCTCACGGCTGCCTCTTCGAATATTTCATACTCTTCGAATGCCTCCTGAGCGCCGATGAACTCCTGGATGTAAGGGTCGCACGAGCGACGAAGTTGCTCTTCCGTCCCGATAAAGTAGATCCGATGGTTTCGCAGAATGATGAACCGGGTGTTAATGAGGGAGAAGTTATCGTCGTTCCGATGGAGGCAGATGATCTCCCCGGTGGCTGTGCGGGTGTAAAGCACCGAGGAGAGAAACCTCACGTCATCCATTCGGTGGGTGACGAAGATCGAAGCTCCTCCTTGAAGATCGCGGTATTTTGCTGCCAGTTCGCACAGTGTCCGTGCCGTCGGAGGATCGAGGCCGGCCGTCGGTTCATCAAACAGCAGGATCTCTGGTCCTCCGACGAGCGCCCGGGCAATGGCAACGGCCCGCCGCATCCCCCCGGACAACTCGCCCGGCAGGACATCCATGTCGCCTTTGAATTCGATGAAGGCCAACTGGCGTTTGACTTCTTCCTCGATTTTCTCTTCCGGCCACCCTTCTTCGTAGAGCCGGTAACCGACGTTCTCTCGCACAGTCAAGCTGTCAAAGAGCGCCCCCGACTGGAAGACGATTCCCATTTTTCGTCGAACGGCGAGGAGATCCTCTTCGCTCAGACGGGTCGTCTCCTGACCGTCAATGTAGATCTCTCCCCGGTCGGGTTTCTGGAGGCCGAGAACGAGACGAAGGATCGTTGACTTGCCGCTTCCGGAGCCACCGAGGATAACGACCATTTCTCCCCGTGCGACCGTGAAGCTGACGTCTTCGAGGACAAAGTGTTCTCCATCGTAGGAGTGCCAGACATTCTTGAAGTCAATTGCTACTGGTGGTCTATCCGTCATGCCCTACTCCTGAATGCCATCAGGGCCACTTTATAGCACAGGGCCACCAATCCGACAACCGAAGCCACGAGGGGGATTCCCCTGATTTTGGGGCAATTTCACTGATTTTTCTCACAAAATTTTTCACCTCCGGTCGGCGCGTCTTCGTGAGGGGGCTCGCGTCGCTCCGTCGAGGGCGGCCTCCGCCCTGTTGATAGTCTGTGCCCTGTCATCTTCCTCATCATTGCTTTTGGACCCCGGGTAGTTCAATAATGAGCGGGCGTATGAGAACCAGGGAGCGACTCACTGCAGTGAAGGAGCCTGTTTCGCTGGAGCGACGGCTACGGACTTACGATGCAGCCGCAATTGTGATCGCCAACGTAGTGGGCGTGGGGATCTTCACGACGCCGGGCATTGTTGCACAGATGGTTCCACATCCGCTCTTGATTCTCGGTTTGTGGGTGGTGGGAGGAGCAATGGCTCTGGCGGGGGCGTTTGCCTACGCTGAGCTGGCAACACTCCGGCCCCGCGCGGGCGGTGAATACGTCTACTTGCGGGAAGCGTTCGGTCCACTGGCGGCGTTTTTGACCGGCTGGACATCCTTCGTTGCCGGTTTCTCGGGAGCAATTGCCGCAGGCGCGGTGGGGCTGGCCGCTTATCTGGGCGACT from Blastocatellia bacterium carries:
- a CDS encoding ATP-binding cassette domain-containing protein — translated: MTDRPPVAIDFKNVWHSYDGEHFVLEDVSFTVARGEMVVILGGSGSGKSTILRLVLGLQKPDRGEIYIDGQETTRLSEEDLLAVRRKMGIVFQSGALFDSLTVRENVGYRLYEEGWPEEKIEEEVKRQLAFIEFKGDMDVLPGELSGGMRRAVAIARALVGGPEILLFDEPTAGLDPPTARTLCELAAKYRDLQGGASIFVTHRMDDVRFLSSVLYTRTATGEIICLHRNDDNFSLINTRFIILRNHRIYFIGTEEQLRRSCDPYIQEFIGAQEAFEEYEIFEEAAVSD
- a CDS encoding ATP-binding cassette domain-containing protein, whose product is MRHRMKLFTRGSKDNSSERDKISPADTPPHPVAVEFRHVSITFEDRPVLQDITFSVTRGEMLLILGLTGSGKSTILRLAIGLLRPDEGQIFLNGHEITQMRESDILKLRRRIGVVFQEDALFTSLTVAENVAYRLLEEGYSLEDVEDQVRATLRMVGLEHAYAMMPNELSGGMSRRTAIARALVGSPEIIFYDSPLSGLDPVIGRRISRLAMRLRDLHHVTSLWITQNMDEVRYLCSHLYQKTPEGKIIFRRESDDFCLTNTKILVLSEGRIAFHGPDELFWTSPDPRVRSFLQ